CCTGACGAGTTTGTAAAAAATATTTTTCATATTACACCTGAGAAATTAAAAGAACGAAATGTAAAAGGAATCATTACTGACCTGGATAATACGCTTGTTGAGTGGGACAGGCCGAACGCGACGCCGCGTTTGATCGAGTGGTTTGAAGAAATGAAGGAGCACGGCATTAAAGTGACGATTGTCTCTAATAATAATGAAAGAAGAGTAAAACTTTTTTCAGAACCGCTTGGAATTCCATTCATCTATAAAGCGAGAAAACCGATGGGCAAAGCCTTTAACAGAGCGGTGCGCAATATGGAACTGAAAAAAGAAGACTGCGTGGTCATTGGAGACCAGCTTTTGACCGATGTGCTCGGGGGAAACCGTAACGGCTACCATACGATTTTGGTCGTGCCTGTTGCTTCCTCTGACGGGTTCATTACGCGCTTTAACCGCCAGGTCGAACGCAGAATACTGAGTGCTCTCAAACGAAAAGGGCATATTCAGTGGGAGGAGTAAGAAATGGATAAGGTTGTTTGTATCGGCTGCGGAGTAACAATCCAAACCGAGGACAAATCAGGTCTGGGATACGCGCCGCCGGCATCGCTTACGAAAGAAAATGTCATTTGCCAGCGCTGCTTCAGACTGAAAAATTATAATGAAATACAAGATGTTTCCTTAACGGATGATGATTTCTTAAACATTCTTCACGGTATAGGGGAAACGGATTCTCTCGTTGTTAAAATTGTTGATATTTTTGATTTTAACGGCAGCTGGATCAATGGGCTGCAGCGCTTGGTAGGGGGGAACCCTGTCTTATTGGTCGGCAATAAAGCCGATATTTTGCCCAAGTCATTGAAAAGAGAGCGTCTGATCCAGTGGATGAAGCGTGAAGCGAAAGAGCTTGGCTTAAAACCGGTTGACGTATTTTTAGTCAGTGCGGGACGCGGCCAGGGGATCAGAGAAGTCATTGATGCGATTGAGCACTATCGCAACGATAAAGACGTCTATGTTGTCGGGTGTACCAATGTAGGAAAGTCAACCTTTATTAACCGGATTATTAAAGAAGTATCAGGTGAAGAAGATATTATTACGACTTCCCAATTTCCGGGTACAACCCTTGATGCGATTGAAATCCCGCTGGACGACGGCTCAGCGCTTTATGATACACCGGGAATTATCAACCATCACCAAATGGCGCATTATGTCAATAAAAAGGACTTGAAAATACTATCTCCTAAAAAGGAGCTGAAGCCTCGCACATTCCAGCTTAACGATCAGCAAACACTGTATTTCGGCGGGCTTGCAAGGTTCGATTACGTGTCTGGAGAAAGGGCTCCTTTTATTTGCTATATGCCAAATGAGCTGATGATTCATAGAACAAAATTAGAAAATGCAGACGCGCTTTATGAAAAGCATGCAGGGGAATTGCTCACGCCTCCGGGAAAAGATGAAATGGGTGAGTTTCCGGAATTGGTCGCTCATACGTTTACGATAAAAGACAAAAAGACAGATATCGTGTTCTCTGGGTTAGGCTGGGTAACGGTGCATGACGCTGATAAAAAAGTAACTGCTTACGCGCCAAAAGGCGTGCACGTGTTTGTTCGGCGCTCATTAATTTAATGAAAAGGGGAGAGGAGCATGAAAAAGCTGTACGGGGTTATCGGAAATCCGATTGGCCATTCCATGTCACCTGATATTCATAACGCATCGTTGAAAGATCTCGGTTTAGACGGATATTATCATGCCTTCAAAGTAGAAGAGAATGATCTTGAAGATGCGGTAAAAGGAATAAGAGCACTCGGCGTACAGGGCATCAATGTTACTGTGCCGCATAAGGTATCCATTATGAATTATTTGGATCATATTGACGAGAGTGCTAAAGTGATTGGTGCCGTAAACACGGTGAGGAGAGAGGGAGACAAGCTTGTCGGATACAATACCGACGGGGAAGGCTTTGTCAAGTCATTAATGAAGGTATTGGACAAGCCCATCTCTGAGCTGTCATTCTTAATGATCGGCGCGGGCGGAGCGGCAAGAGCCATCTTTACAACAATCGCCCGTGATATACCGAAAAAGTTTGACATTTGCAACCGGACGCTAGAAAAAGCAAAGCAGCTTACAGAATCCGCTCCCTCATTTCACAATAAAGAAGTGTTAAGCATGACAGAAGCAGAAAAGCGGCTTGAGCAGTATGATGTAATCATCCATACA
The Bacillus vallismortis genome window above contains:
- a CDS encoding YqeG family HAD IIIA-type phosphatase — encoded protein: MLKKFFLPDEFVKNIFHITPEKLKERNVKGIITDLDNTLVEWDRPNATPRLIEWFEEMKEHGIKVTIVSNNNERRVKLFSEPLGIPFIYKARKPMGKAFNRAVRNMELKKEDCVVIGDQLLTDVLGGNRNGYHTILVVPVASSDGFITRFNRQVERRILSALKRKGHIQWEE
- the aroE gene encoding shikimate dehydrogenase; this translates as MKKLYGVIGNPIGHSMSPDIHNASLKDLGLDGYYHAFKVEENDLEDAVKGIRALGVQGINVTVPHKVSIMNYLDHIDESAKVIGAVNTVRREGDKLVGYNTDGEGFVKSLMKVLDKPISELSFLMIGAGGAARAIFTTIARDIPKKFDICNRTLEKAKQLTESAPSFHNKEVLSMTEAEKRLEQYDVIIHTTSVGMYPNVEDAPLSLQHAASCAVVCDIVYNPIQTALLKEANQNGLKTLDGVGMFVEQAALSFQLWTGKEPDIEKMRSIVIGKLGGTEC
- the yqeH gene encoding ribosome biogenesis GTPase YqeH, encoding MDKVVCIGCGVTIQTEDKSGLGYAPPASLTKENVICQRCFRLKNYNEIQDVSLTDDDFLNILHGIGETDSLVVKIVDIFDFNGSWINGLQRLVGGNPVLLVGNKADILPKSLKRERLIQWMKREAKELGLKPVDVFLVSAGRGQGIREVIDAIEHYRNDKDVYVVGCTNVGKSTFINRIIKEVSGEEDIITTSQFPGTTLDAIEIPLDDGSALYDTPGIINHHQMAHYVNKKDLKILSPKKELKPRTFQLNDQQTLYFGGLARFDYVSGERAPFICYMPNELMIHRTKLENADALYEKHAGELLTPPGKDEMGEFPELVAHTFTIKDKKTDIVFSGLGWVTVHDADKKVTAYAPKGVHVFVRRSLI